Part of the Rhizobiales bacterium NRL2 genome is shown below.
TGATCTACCGCGGCTATTTCTTCCTGCTGTTCTGTCATCCGGCGCTGGCGCGCAAGGCGGCCGAGACGCGCGACCGGTTGCTGCCGATGGCCGAAGTCGGCGCGCTAAACGCCCGCGAGAAGCTTCATTTCCGCGCCCTCGATCTCTGGGTCGACGGCGACATGCAGGGCGCCAACGACGCCTGGGAAGCGGTCATGCTCGACTGGCCCTTCGATCCCATGGCGATCCGGCTGGCCCATTACACCAGTTTCTACATGCGCGGCGGCGCGGCCATGCGCCGGCAGTCGGCGCGCGTCATCCGCGACTGGGCCGGGCGGGATCTGCCCGGCGCGGGCTTCATCCACGGGGTCCACGCCTTCGCCTGCGAAGAGTCGGGCGACTATGCGAACGCCGAGCGGCACGGCCGCATCGCCGTGGAGATGAATCCGGCCGATATCTGGGCGACCCACGCCGTCGCCCACGCCATGGAGATGCAGGGCCGCCACCGCGAGGGCATCGGCTGGGTCCGCGCCAACGAGGCCGACTGGAACCGGACCAACAATTTCCGATTCCACGTCTGGTGGCACCGCTGCCTCTACCATCTGGAGCTGGGCGAGCACGACGAGGTGCTGGCGCTCTACGACCGGGCTGTGAGGGCCGAGAGCACCGACGAATATCTCGACATCACCAACGGCGTCGCCATGCTCTGGCGGCTGGAGCAGGAGGGCGTGAACGTCGGCGACCGCTGGGACGAACTCGCCGACCGCTCCGCGGAGCGCGTCCACGACCACATCCTGTGTTTTGCCGACATGCACTACGTCATGGCGCTGGCCGCAGCCGGGCGCGAGCCCGAGGCGAAGGACATGATCGCGTCCATGCGCGACGCTTCGGACGGCGACTTCTCCAGTCAGGGCGAGGTCTACCGCCGGATCGGCCTGCCGCTGGCCGAGGCGGTCGTGGCCGCTCGTGCCGGTCGCCACCAGCAGGTGCTGGACACGCTGCTGCCGGTCCGCGAGGAGATCGCGCTGGTGGGCGGCAGCCACGCCCAGCGCGACGTCTTCGAACGCACGCTGCTGGAAAGCGCGCTGGCGGCCGGCAAGGGCGCGCTGGCGCGGGCGCTGGCGGCCGAGCGGGTCGACGCCAAGGCGACCAGCGCCTATGGCTGGCGGCGCTACGCCGACGCGCTGGACCTCTGCGGCGACGCCGAGGGCGCGTGGGCCGCGCGGGCGGAAATGGCGCGCCTGGCTGCCTAGATCTTTCCAATGTTTGTTTGAACCGCCACTCACTCAGCGTGTCACCCCCGCCTCTGTGCGGGGGACCGGAGCGGCTTTGCCGCAAGTCGATGATCTTGGCCGGATGCCCGCACAAGGCGGGCATGACACCTTTCGGGGGGCGGGCATGACGCCGATGCTTGACTGGCGATTCAATCTTACCGAGGGTTGTTCTAGCGCACCTCGACCGAGACCCGGCGTGCGTCGTAGACGCGGCCGTCGCGGAGCATCTGGACCCGGCCGCTGTAGACGCCGGGTTTCAGACCGCCGTCGGGCGCGCGGCGGCCGGAAAAGGCGAAGTACTGCGCCTGGTTCTTGGGGTGCGCGGGGCGGGTGTCATCGTGGAAGACGCCGCCATCCGGACTTTCGATCTGCAGGCGCATGACGTCGCCTTCGCGGATACCGAAGACGTGAAACCAGACCACCAGCGCCGGGCTGCCCGGCTCGATCCGCGCCACCGTGGCGCGGCCTTCCTTGACGTCGATGTACTGCGGCGCATTGCCATAGAGGCCGGCATTCAGAATGCCGCCCGGCCGGTAGTCGAGCTGGGCGGTGAGTTCCCGATCCCAGAGTCCGTTGTAGTCGCCGCCGCACTGGATTTCCGGCTCGATGCCGCGGAAGGGATCGACGTCGGCGCCGTCCTTGCGCACCGCCAGATGGATGTGGGGGAACTGCGCGGCGCCGGACATGCCGACGAGGCCGAGCGTCTGGCCCTTCTCGACGCGCTGTCCGGTGCGGACCCTGAGCGAGCCTTGGCGCATGTGGCAGTACTGGGTCTGCCAGCCGCCCGTGTGGTCGATGACGACGCCGTTGCCGCATTCGCGGCCCTTGACGGCCTCGCGGCCGCCGATCGTGGCGATGTCGACATCGGCCATGCCGTCGCGTGTGCCGCGGACGACGCCGCCCAGCGCCGCGATGACTTCGACGCCGTCGCGCATCGCCTGACGGTCGGGCAGCCGGAAGTCGGTCCCGGAATGGTCGTCATAGGTGAGTGGACCGCAGGCGTAGTCGCTGGCTCCCGGCCCGGGGTCGATGTCCATGAACTGCTGGATGAAGCAGGTGCGGTTGAGTTCGCAGCGCAGAGGCAGCCCGAGCGTCGGTTCATCCGCGCCCGCCGCCAATGCGGGCGCCGCCACCAGGCCGAGGAGAAGAAGAAGCCGACCGATCATGCACACCTCACGCGATCTGGCGGATCGCGCGGGATCCGCGGCTGCTTCAGGCCGCCTGGGAGGCCGATCCGCTGGCCAGGACCGCGTAGACCGCGTCTGCCGACTTCGCCCCGCGAAGCTTCTCGCACTTGTCCTTGTCGCGCAACAGACGCGATATCTTCGACAGCGCCTTCAGGTGGTCGGCGCCGGCCTGCTCCGGCGCCAGCAGCAGGAACAAGAGGTCGACAGGCTTGCCGTCGACGGCGTCGAAATCGACCGGCTCCTTCAGGCGGGCGAACAGGCCGGTGATGTGGTCGACCTCCCCGATCCGGCCGTGGGGAATGGCGACGCCGTCGCCGACGCCGGTCGTTCCCAGGCGTTCGCGCTCCAGCAGCACATCGAAGATGCGCCGCTCGTGCAGGCTGGTCTGGCCGGCCGCCAGCCGGGCGAGCTCCTGAAGCACGTGCTTCTTGCTGCCTGCCCTGAGGTCGATGACCACGGCGTCTGAAACCAGAATATCGGAGATATCCACTACGCTCACCTTGTGTTGTCGAGGCGAAGGCCGGAAACGGGCCCGTCAGCCGTCGCTGGGGTCGATCCAGCCGATATTGCCGTCCGGGCGGCGGTACACGACGTTCAGCCGGTCATTGCCGAGATTGCGGAACATCATCACGGGGCTGTCGGCCAGGTCCATGCGCATGACGGCGTCGCTGACGGTGCAGGAGGGAATGTAGGCGCGGGTCTCGGCGATGACAGCGGGATGTTCGCCGCGGTCGACCTCGGGCTCCTCGTCTTCCGTCTGCGCGGCGATGACGTAGTCCTGTGCGGCCCTTGCCGGCTGGCCGAGCTGATGCTGGCGGGCATGGTGGTCGCGCAGGCGGCGCTTGTAGCGCCGAAGCTGCTTCTCGATCCTGTTGGCGGCGTCATCGAAGGCGCTGTGGGCGTCGGCGGCGCTACCGCGGCTCTTCAGATAGATGTCCTGGCCCACGTGCACCTGGCAGTCGACGCGGATTTCGGTCGAGTCCTTGGCGAAGGTGGCGCTGCCCTCGATGGCGTCGCCGAAATACTTCCCCACGGCGGCTTCCAGCCGCTCGGTCACGCGCTGGCGGAGCGCGTCGCCAAGGTCGATGTGCTTGCCCTGAATGGTGATGTGCATGGTACCCCTTCTTGGCCGGTACAGGTCTGTCGAACTCGATGGTCGGAGCCGGCGCTCGAAGCGGCGCGGACCTTAGGTAGGGCCGCATGACAAGTCAAGCTGGGTATCAGCGCGCCATGTCGAGCTGCATCCGCTTCATCCGGCGCCGCTGGACCGACGACGGAATCCGCAGGGCTTCGCGGTATTTTGCCACCGTGCGCCGGGCGATGTCGACGCCGTCGGCGCGCAGAATCTCGACAATACGGTCGTCCGAAAGCACGGCGTCCGGCGTCTCTACCTCGATCAGGTCCTTGATGCGGTGACGCACGGCTTCGGCGGAATGGGATTCGCCGCCGTCGGTCGCCGGGATCGAGGCTGTGAAGAAGTATTTCATCTCGAAGATGCCGCGCGGCGTGCCGATGTACTTGTTCGAGGTCACGCGGCTGACCGTGCTCTCGTGCATGCCGATCGCGTCGGCGATGGTGCGCAGGTTGAGCGGCCGGAGGTGCTGGACGCCGTGGGCGAAGAATCCGTCCTGCTGGCGCACCAGTTCGGTCGCCACCTTCATGATCGTGTTGGCGCGTTGCTCCAGGGACTTCACCAGCCAGTTGGCGTTGTTGAAGCAGTCGGTCAGATAGGTCTTGTCCTGCGCCTTCCTGGTGACGGCGCTGATCTCGGCGTAGTAGCGGTTGTTGACCAGCACCCTGGGCAGGGTCTCGGGGTTGAGTTCGATCTGCCAGCCGCCGTCGGGCTTCTGGCGCAGCAGGACATCCGGGATCGCCGTCTGCGCCTCTTCGGTCTCGAACTGCCGCCCGGGGCGCGGGTCGAGGCGTTTCAGCTCCCGGATCATGTCCGTCAGGTCTTCCTCGTCGACCCCGCATTCGCGCAGCAGCGCCGGGTAGTCCTGCCTGGCCAGCAGGTCGAGACGGCCGACCAGCGCCTTCATCGCCGGATCGTAGCGGTCGAGTTCCCGCAACTGCAGCGCCAGACACTCCGCCAGGTCGCGGGCGGCGACGCCGGTGGGGTCGAAGGCCTGCACCAGCGCCAGCGCGTCTTCGACCGCCTCGGGCGAACAGCCGAGCCGTTCGGCCATTTCCTCGATGTTCTCGCGGAAATAGCCGTCCTCGTCGACGGAATCGATGATGGCCGCCGCGATCAGCCGCCCCTCGACCGAAGCGGGCGCCAGGTTGAGCTGCGCCGTGAGGTGGTCGCGGAGCGATTCGGAGTTGCTGAGCGTGTTCTCCAGGCTCAGATCCATGTCGTCGAACTTGTGCGAGCCGCCGCCGCCGATCTGGCCGAGGCTTCCGCCGCCGCTGTCGCCGATATCGCCGCCGCCGGAGGGCGTTTCGCTCAACCGGTCGGAGGGGCTGTCATTGCCGTGGACGTCGTCATAGCCGGCGTCGAGGGCTGACTCCGCCTCCGCGCCGCCGCCCTTTTCCGCGTCGATCAACATCTCGCTCAGAGGCTCGTCGCCGAAGCCGTCGCCGCCGGCGTCCGCCGAATCGGACTCGGGGCGGTTGTCCGGCTCCGGCGTATCGGGGCCGGTGTCGTCGAGCAGCGGATTGCGCTCCAGCTCCTGTTCGACGAAGGCGCTCAGCTCGATGTTGTTGAGCTGCAGCAGCTTGATGGCCTGCTGCAACTGCGGCGTCATCACCAGATTCTGGCTCTGCCGGAGCTCGAGTCGCGTGGAGAGGGCCATCGCGCGGGATCCTAGAGGCGGAACCGTTCGCCGAGATAGACCCGGCGCACGTCGTCATGATTGACGATGTCGTCGGGCGTTCCCTCCATCAGGACCCGGCCGTCATGCAGGATGTAGGCGCGGTCGATCAGATCGAGGGTCTCGCGGACATTGTGGTCGGTGATCAGCACGCCGAGGCCGCGATCCTTGAGGTGGAAGACGAGGTCGCGGATTTCGCCCACCGCGATGGGGTCGATTCCGGCCAGGGGCTCGTCGAGCAGCATGAAGGACGGCTGCGAGGCCAGGGCGCGGGCGATCTCCACGCGTCGCCGCTCGCCGCCCGACAGCGCCACCGACGGCGTCCGCCGCAGATGGGTCAGGGTGAACTCCGCCAGCAGGTCCTCGAGCATCTGCTCGCGCTGGTCGCGTTCCCGTTCCACCACCTCGAGCACGGCGCGGATGTTCTCCTCCACGGTCATGCCGCGGAAGATCGACGCCTCCTGGGGCAGGTAGCCGATCCCCAGCCGCGCCCGGCGGTACATGGGCAGGGTGGTGATGTCGTGGCCATCCAGGCTGATCTGGCCGTAGTCGGCCGAGATCAGGCCGGTGATGATGTAGAAGCAGGTGGTCTTGCCGGCGCCGTTGGGCCCCAGCAATCCGACCGCTTCACCGCGCTGTACACCGATGGAGACATCACGCAGCACCGGGCGCTTCTTGTAGCGCTTGCCCAGATTGCGGGCGCTGAGTCCCGGGTTCTGGTGCACCAGACGCGGCCGTTCCTGATCGATGTCGTTGCGGCTTGCCATGACGTGGAGCTAATTCCCTTCCGGCCGGAAGATACCCTTGACCCGGCCGCCGCGCTCGGCGTCGAGGGTGGATACGCCCGTGTTCAGGTCCATGACCAGGGTCTGGCCGGTCAGGACGTTGTCTTCGCGGAAAAGCTGCACGCCGCCTTCCAGCCGGATGCGGCCGGCGTCCACGTCGTAGACGCCGCGGCGGCCGGTCGCGCGCTCGCGCGCTGTCAGCACCACGACGCTGCCCACGGCCTCGAGCTTCGAGATGGCGCCGCCGACGTCCGCACCGCCCGAGTCTCCCTCGCGGTAGTTGACGCGCAGCTCGTCCGTCCTGAGTGTCATGCCGCCCTGCACGGCGTCCACATTGCCGGTAAAGATGGCGATCTGCTGATCACGCCGGACCTCCAGGTTGTCCGCCTCGATCTCGATCGGGGCGTCGGGATCGCGCTGCAGCGCCTGCTGGGCGGCCAGGGGCGACGACAGCAGCGTCAGCGCCAGAAGCAATGAGAGAGGACGCCAACTCAATTCTTCTCTCCACTGGGCTCTACGACCAATTGAACGTTACCGCGCAATAACAGAACGTTACCTTCCTCGCGGATCTCGAAGCTGTCGGCCCGGAAGTGGCCATAGGGACCGTGGCCGGCGACCCGATCGTCGCCCCGGACCTCACCGCGGCCCATGTCAATGGTCGCCTTCGGGCTGTGGATTTCGTTGCCCTGGTCGGTATAGAGCGAAACGTCGCCCGTGAGCTCGAGGCGGTCGGCCGCCCGGTCGAAGACGCCCGAACGGGCCGACATGTGCATCCAGACGCCGCCGTCCGTGGTGGTGTCGCCTTCCAGGGCGGAGAGATGGACCATCGTCGGCACCTCCGGATCCTGCACCACCTTGTCTGCGGTGACGTTGACCGACCGTTCCCCGCCACTGACGAAGCGGGCGTTGGTCATGGTGGAACTCTGGGAGCTGACGTCGACATCGGCGAAGTCGATGGGCAGGCCGTTGCGGCGTTCGGTGAACTGGGGCCAGATGATGATCGTCGCCACCAGGGCCAGGGACACGCCGATCAGGAGGTATTTCAGCAGCGCGACCCGGCGGCTGCGGCGTGCCGACGGCGCCCCCACCTGATCCTGGCGCGGCTGCGCGGTCCAGTGCCGCTTCGGTCTTTGCCGATCCAGGACGGAATCGGTCACTGTACGCCCGTCCGCAGGCAGTCGTGTATGTGGACCAGGCCGGCCGGCCGGCGGCCGTCGACGATGAACAGGCTGGTGATCTTGCGGCGGTTCATGTGGCCCACCGCCTCGGCGGCCATGGCCCCGAGCGGCAGGGTGAGGGGATTGCGCGTCATCACGTCATCCACCCGGCAGGCCAGCAGATCGCGCTTCTCCTCCATGCCGCGGCGCAGGTCGCCATCGGTGATCAGCCCGCTCAGGACGCCCTCGCCGTCGACGATGCCGACGCAGCCCAGGCTCTTCCGTGTCATGACGATCAGGGCGTCGGACATGCCTGTGCCTTCCTCCACCAGCGGCATGCGCTCGCCGGTATGCATCAGGTCGTCGACCTTCAGCAGCTTGCGGCCAAGCTTGCCGCCGGGATGGAAGCGGCGGAAGTCGTCGGCGGTGAAACGCCGCTGATCCAGCAGCGCCACCGCCAGCGCATCGCCCAGCGCCAGCATCATGGTGGTCGACGTGGTCGGCGCCAGCCGGTTGGGGCAGGCCTCCTCGACGGGCGGCGCCACCAGGGCCACGTCCGCCGCGTCGCCCAGCGAGCTCTTCTCCCGGCCGACCATGGCGATGACGCTGATGTCGTTGAGTGCGGCGAAATCCAGCATGTCGGCCAGCTCGCTGGTCTCGCCGGAATTGCTGAGGCAGATCATGATGTCGGCGGCCGTGACCATGCCCAGATCGCCGTGACTGGCCTCGCCGGGATGGACGAAGTAGGCCGGCGTCCCGGTCGACGCCATGGTCGCGGCGATCTTGCGTGCGACATGGCCGCTCTTGCCCATGCCGGTGACGATCACCCGGCCCTGGGTCTCGAGGATGAGGCCGACGGCCTTCCGGAACGGCTGGCCCAGCGAATCGGCCAGGGCCGAAAGCGCCGACGCCTCGGTCTCGATGACCCGGCGGCCGACGTCGACGATATCCTCGGATGCTGCCGGAATTCCGGGCCTTGTCTGATCGGCCATGCGATCAGCTACTCCATGTCCCCGCGTCCGTTGACGAACGCTAGTCAAGATTCATGCCAATAATGGCGACTATTGCTGGCCATGGCAATGGATTGCCGATGAAGCTGTCTGCTTCATGAATGGGCAAATATGTCGGTCTCCGGCCAGCCCGCAAGGTCCAGCGCCGCGCGCACGGGCAGGAAGTCGAAGCAGGCCTGGGCGATATCGGCCCGCCCTTCCCGCGCCAGCATCGGCCTCAGCGCCGCCACCAGCCGATGGAGATGCAGCACGTCGGAGGCCGCGTACTCCATCTGCGCCTCGGTCAGTTCTTCCGCGCCCCAGTCGGAGGACTGCTGCTGCTTGGAGATGTCGACGCCCAGCAACTCGCGGCAGAGGTCCTTCAGGCCGTGGCGGTCGGTGTAGGTGCGGCACAGCCGGCTGGCGATCTTCGTGCAGAAGACCGGCGCCGTCTCGGCGCCGAGGCCGTGGCGCAGCGCGGCGATGTCGAAACGGCCGAAATGGAAGATCTTCAGCACCGAGCGGTCGGACAGCAGCGCCTTGAGGTGAATGGCTTCCGGCCCGCCCGGCCGGATCTGGACCAGATGCGCGTCGCCGTCGCCCGCGGAGAGCTGCACCAGACAGAGCCTGTCGCGCATGGGGTTCAGGCCCATGGTCTCGGTGTCGATGGCGACGCTGTCGCCGAAGCTGATGTCGGAGGGCAGGTCGTCGCGGTGCAGGTGGATGGCCAAGGCTCGGGCTCCTGACGGCTCGGTGATCGGCGGCGGCATCGCCATAGCATGGCGGCGGCCGCCGGGCCAAGCGCCGCAGAGGGCGGCGGCCCGATTGCCAAGGCGCGCGCGTGGCTGTAGACCGGGCCGGAGAAACAAGGGCCTGACGGCGGGAGTGGGCAATGCGTGGCAAGCGGGTCGCGGTATTCGGCGGATCGGGTTTCGTGGGACGGCATCTGGTCAGGCGGCTGGCTCAGGCCGGCGCCCAGGTCACGGTGGCCGTGCGCGATCCGGAGGCGGCCCTGTTCCTGAAGCCGATGGGCGACGTCGGCCAGATCACCCCGCTCTACGCCAACATCCGCAAGCCGAAGACGGTGCAGCGCGCGGTCGAGACCGCCGACATGGTGGTCAATCTCGTCGGCGTCCTGCATCAGGGCGAGCAGTCCTTCGCCGCCGCGCACGCCATGGGCCCGAAGCACATCGCCGAGGCCGCGGCGGCCGCCGGGGTCGAAACCTTCGTGCAGATGTCGGCGCTGGGCGTCTCCGCCGACAGCCCCTCGCTCTATGGCCGCACCAAGGCCGCCGGCGAGGCCGCGGTGCTGGAAGCCGTGCCGACGGCGAATATCGTGCGACCGTCAGTCATCTTCGGTCCTGAGGACACCTTCCTGAACCGCTTCGCCGCGATGGCGCGTCTCTCGCCCGTGCTGCCGCTCATCGGCGGCGGCACGACGCGCTTCCAGCCGGTGTTCGTGGGCGATGTCGCGGACGCCTTCATGGCCCTGCTGCAGGGCCGTGGCGAGCCGGGCGCGGCCTATGACCTCGGCGGACCCAGGATCTACACCTTCAAGGAAATCCTCGAGTTCATCATGCAGGCGACGGGACGGCGGCGCCTGCTGGTTCCCATTCCCTTCGGCGTGGCCCGCATCCAGGGCGCGCTGCTGCAGTTGCTGCCCTCGCCGCCGCTGACGCTGGATCAGGTGAAGTCGCTGGAAGGCGACAATGTCGTGGAGGGCGGTAATCCCGGCTTCGGTGAACTCGGCATCGAAAATCTCAGCCTGATGGAGGCGGTAGCCCCGGCCTATCTGCAGCGTTACGCCCGCGGCGGCCGCATCCGCTCCCTCGATGTCGGCTGATCCGTCCGGCGCGTGAAATTCCACCCTCGCCGGGATGCGGCGGCAGGCAAGGGTGTTGCCCAAACGCGTCAACATTATTGACGTATATTGCTCCGGCGGTATATGGAAGAGAAACAACAGGGTGCTTGCCAATCGGCGCGGGCATCGCCATAGTCCGCCGTCCGCAGGCGTGCAAGACGCGCCTGCGCAGGGGGGCGGGATAGGTCGGATGAGTCGGTGGCCAGGACGCCGCCGCCTCGTGTCGAAGCACCCCTGTCATATCAAGCGCATAAGTTGCGACCGCCGTCGGGCCGACGACGGCCGTGCTCGAACAGGCACGCCAGGCCCGTCGAGCAAGGCAGTCGAAGGAAGATGACGGAGTTTGCATGACGCGACAGACTGAGACGCCCCGCGCCTTTGGCCTGCCGCCCCGCCAGGGCCTCTACGATCCGAGCCGGGAGAAGGACTCCTGCGGCATCGGCTTCGTGGTCGATATCAAGGGCCGCAAGTCGCACGACATCGTCAGCCAGGGCCTGCAGATCCTGGTCAACCTGACCCATCGCGGCGCCGTGGGCGCCGACCCGCTGGAAGGCGACGGCGCAGGAATCATCATCCAGATTCCGCACGCCTTCTTCGGCGAGGTCTGCGACTTCGAGCTGCCCGAGCCGGGCCAGTACGGCGTCCTCAACGTCTTCCTGCCGAAGGACCGCGACGTCCGCATCCTGTGCGAGAACATCATCGACCGCTACGTGGTCGGCGAAGGCCAGCACATCCTGGGCTGGCGCGACGTCCCGGTGAACCGCGAGGGCGTCGGCGAGAGCGTGCTGCGCGTCGAGCCGACCATCCGGCAGCTGTTCGTCGGCCGCGATCCCGCGCTGGCGGATCAGGACGCCTTCGAGCGCAAGCTGTTCGTGATCCGCAAGCAGATCGCGAACGAGGTCCGCAAGGTCGAGCACCCGTCGGCGGCGCAGTTCTACGTCACGTCATCCTCCAGCCGCACCGTCTGCTACAAGGGCATGCTGCTGGCCGGCCAGGTCGAGAGCTATTACGAGGATCTGCAGGACGCGCGCGTGATCTCCTCGCTGGCGCTGGTGCACCAGCGCTTCTCCACCAACACCTTCCCAGCCTGGGCGCTGGCGCATCCGTTCCGCCTGATCTGCCACAACGGCGAGATCAATACCGTGCGCGGCAACGTCAACTGGATGGCCGCGCGCGGTCAGGCGCTGGAATCGGAACTGCTGGGCAAGGATCTGAGGAAGGTCTGGCCGCTGATCGCCGAGGGGCAGTCGGACTCCGCCTGCTTCGACAACGCGCTGGAACTGCTGGTCGCCGGGGGCTACTCGCTCTGCCACGCCATGATGATGCTGATTCCGGAGGCGTGGGACGACAACCCGCTGATGGACGATGAGCGGCGCGCCTTCTACGAGCATCACGCCGCGCTGATGGAGCCGTGGGACGGCCCCGCGGCGGTGGCCTTCACCGACGGCCGCCAGATCGGCGCGACGCTGGACCGCAACGGCCTCCGGCCCGCGCGCTACATCGTCACCACCGACGACCGCGTGATCCTGGCCTCGGAGGCGGGCGTGCTGCCGGTGCCCGAGGACGAGATCGTCCACAAGTGGCGGCTGCAGCCGGGCAAGATGCTGCTCATCGACACCGAGGAAGGCCGCATCATCTCCGACGACGAGATCAAGGCCGAGCTGTCACGGAAGCACCCCTATCAGCGCTGGGTCGAGGAGAGCCAGCTCAAGATCGACGACCTGCCGCCGGCCAGCGCGCCGATGCGGCCCAACCACTCCACCCTGCTCGATCTGCAGCAGGTCTTCGGCTACACCCAGGAAGACCTCAAGTTCCTGATGCAGCCCATGGCGGAGACCGGAGCGGAGGCGATCGGCTCCATGGGCAACGACGTGCCCATCGCGGCCCTCTCGTCCAAGGGCCGGCCGCTCTACAACTATTTCAAGCAGCTCTTCGCGCAGGTCACCAACCCGCCGATCGACCCGATCCGCGAGGAACTGGTCATGTCGCTGCTCTCCTTCATCGGGCCGCGGCCGAACCTGCTCGGCCTGGGCGAAGGCGCCCACAAGCGCCTGGAGATGTCGCAGCCGATCCTCACCAACGAGGATCTGGAGAAGATCCGTCATATCGAGGATGTGCCGACCAACGCCTTCCATGCCCAGACCCTCGACGCGGTCTACCCGGCCGAGGACGGTGCGGACGGCATGCGCAAGCGCATCGCCGAACTCCAGCTCGAGGCGGAGGAGTGCGTCCGCCGGGGCGAGAACATCATCATCCTCTCCGACCGGCACGTGGACATGGACTCGATCCCGATCCCGGCGGTGCTGGCGACGTCGGCGGTACACCACCATCTGGTGCGCACCGGCCTGAGGACCTCGGTCGGCCTGGTGGTCGAGACCGGCGAGGCTCGGGAGGTGCACCATTTCTGTGTGCTCGCCGGCTACGGCGCCGAGGCGATCAACCCCTGGCTGGCCTTCCAGACGCTTTCCGACATGCATCCCGGCATCGCGCCGGAGGACGAGCGGCGCCTGCACAAGAACTACATCAAGGCCATCGGCAAGGGCATCCTGAAGGTGATGTCCAAGATGGGCATCTCGACCTATCAGTCCTATTGCGGCGCGCAGATCTTCGACGCGGTGGGCCTGTCGTCGGCCTTCGTCGCGGAGTACTTCCCCGGCACGCACACCCAGATCGAGGGCATCGGCCTGGACGTCATCGCCACGGAGACGGTCGATCGTCACCGGCTGGCCTATTCGGACGCCCCGATCTATCGCACGGCGCTGGACGTGGGCGGCGACTACGCCTTCCGCGTGCGGGGCGAATCCCACATCTGGACGCCTGAGACCATCGGCCTGCTGCAGCACGCCGTGCGCGGCGGCAGCCAGGACCAGTACCGGGCCTACGCCGCCTCGGTGAACGATCAGAACAAGCAGTATCTGACGCCGCGCGGCCTGTTCGAACTGCGTTATCAGGACGAGCCCGTGCCGCTGGACGAGGTCGAACCGGCCGCGGAGATCGTCAAGCGGTTCTCGACCGGCGCCATGTCCTTCGGCTCGATCAGCCGGGAGGCGCACGCCACGCTGGCCGTCGCCATGAACCGCATCGGCGGCAAGTCGAATACCGGCGAGGGCGGCGAGGAGCCGGAACGCTTCGTGCCGAAGCCGAACGGCGATTCCGAGCGTTCCGCCATCAAGCAGGTGGCGTCGGGCCGTTTCGGCGTCACCGCGGAGTATCTCGTCAACTCCGACATGATGCAGATCAAGATGGCCCAGGGCGCGAAGCCCGGGGAAGGCGGTCAGCTTCCCGGCCACAAGGTCGACCGGGTGATCGCGCGGGTGCGCCATTCGACGCCCGGCGTCGGGCTGATCTCGCCGCCGCCGCACCACGACATCTACTCGATCGAGGATCTGGCGCAGCTCATCTACGATCTGAAGAACGTCAATCCGGACGGCGACGTCTCGGTCAAGCTGG
Proteins encoded:
- a CDS encoding LPS export ABC transporter periplasmic protein LptC, coding for MTDSVLDRQRPKRHWTAQPRQDQVGAPSARRSRRVALLKYLLIGVSLALVATIIIWPQFTERRNGLPIDFADVDVSSQSSTMTNARFVSGGERSVNVTADKVVQDPEVPTMVHLSALEGDTTTDGGVWMHMSARSGVFDRAADRLELTGDVSLYTDQGNEIHSPKATIDMGRGEVRGDDRVAGHGPYGHFRADSFEIREEGNVLLLRGNVQLVVEPSGEKN
- a CDS encoding D-arabinose 5-phosphate, with the translated sequence MADQTRPGIPAASEDIVDVGRRVIETEASALSALADSLGQPFRKAVGLILETQGRVIVTGMGKSGHVARKIAATMASTGTPAYFVHPGEASHGDLGMVTAADIMICLSNSGETSELADMLDFAALNDISVIAMVGREKSSLGDAADVALVAPPVEEACPNRLAPTTSTTMMLALGDALAVALLDQRRFTADDFRRFHPGGKLGRKLLKVDDLMHTGERMPLVEEGTGMSDALIVMTRKSLGCVGIVDGEGVLSGLITDGDLRRGMEEKRDLLACRVDDVMTRNPLTLPLGAMAAEAVGHMNRRKITSLFIVDGRRPAGLVHIHDCLRTGVQ
- a CDS encoding RNA polymerase sigma-54 factor, which translates into the protein MALSTRLELRQSQNLVMTPQLQQAIKLLQLNNIELSAFVEQELERNPLLDDTGPDTPEPDNRPESDSADAGGDGFGDEPLSEMLIDAEKGGGAEAESALDAGYDDVHGNDSPSDRLSETPSGGGDIGDSGGGSLGQIGGGGSHKFDDMDLSLENTLSNSESLRDHLTAQLNLAPASVEGRLIAAAIIDSVDEDGYFRENIEEMAERLGCSPEAVEDALALVQAFDPTGVAARDLAECLALQLRELDRYDPAMKALVGRLDLLARQDYPALLRECGVDEEDLTDMIRELKRLDPRPGRQFETEEAQTAIPDVLLRQKPDGGWQIELNPETLPRVLVNNRYYAEISAVTRKAQDKTYLTDCFNNANWLVKSLEQRANTIMKVATELVRQQDGFFAHGVQHLRPLNLRTIADAIGMHESTVSRVTSNKYIGTPRGIFEMKYFFTASIPATDGGESHSAEAVRHRIKDLIEVETPDAVLSDDRIVEILRADGVDIARRTVAKYREALRIPSSVQRRRMKRMQLDMAR
- a CDS encoding ribosomal subunit interface protein — translated: MHITIQGKHIDLGDALRQRVTERLEAAVGKYFGDAIEGSATFAKDSTEIRVDCQVHVGQDIYLKSRGSAADAHSAFDDAANRIEKQLRRYKRRLRDHHARQHQLGQPARAAQDYVIAAQTEDEEPEVDRGEHPAVIAETRAYIPSCTVSDAVMRMDLADSPVMMFRNLGNDRLNVVYRRPDGNIGWIDPSDG
- a CDS encoding PTS IIA-like nitrogen-regulatory protein PtsN, producing MDISDILVSDAVVIDLRAGSKKHVLQELARLAAGQTSLHERRIFDVLLERERLGTTGVGDGVAIPHGRIGEVDHITGLFARLKEPVDFDAVDGKPVDLLFLLLAPEQAGADHLKALSKISRLLRDKDKCEKLRGAKSADAVYAVLASGSASQAA
- a CDS encoding 3'-5' exonuclease translates to MAIHLHRDDLPSDISFGDSVAIDTETMGLNPMRDRLCLVQLSAGDGDAHLVQIRPGGPEAIHLKALLSDRSVLKIFHFGRFDIAALRHGLGAETAPVFCTKIASRLCRTYTDRHGLKDLCRELLGVDISKQQQSSDWGAEELTEAQMEYAASDVLHLHRLVAALRPMLAREGRADIAQACFDFLPVRAALDLAGWPETDIFAHS
- a CDS encoding LPS export ABC transporter ATP-binding protein, with amino-acid sequence MASRNDIDQERPRLVHQNPGLSARNLGKRYKKRPVLRDVSIGVQRGEAVGLLGPNGAGKTTCFYIITGLISADYGQISLDGHDITTLPMYRRARLGIGYLPQEASIFRGMTVEENIRAVLEVVERERDQREQMLEDLLAEFTLTHLRRTPSVALSGGERRRVEIARALASQPSFMLLDEPLAGIDPIAVGEIRDLVFHLKDRGLGVLITDHNVRETLDLIDRAYILHDGRVLMEGTPDDIVNHDDVRRVYLGERFRL